The following are encoded together in the Astyanax mexicanus isolate ESR-SI-001 chromosome 8, AstMex3_surface, whole genome shotgun sequence genome:
- the LOC125780520 gene encoding tripartite motif-containing protein 16-like has protein sequence MAEPNVSLAQDEFSCSVCLDLLKNPVTIHCGHSFCMVCINDCWDQEDQKKIYSCPNCRHTFTSRPVVSKNTMLAEVVEKLKKTRLQAAPPDHSSADPEDVECDSCTGRKHKAVQSCLVCLASYCEAHLQPHYQSPAFKKHKLVKASRRLQEQICSQHDKLLEVYCRTDQQCICMQCTMDDHRGHDTVSLAAEKSEKQKQVVETQRKYKEKIQQREKELQELIEAVETHKRSAQTAVEDSEKIFTEMILSIERRRSEVRQMIRDQEKAAVSRAEERLKRLEQEITELKRRDADLEKLSFTEDHIHFLQSFQTLSAPPGSSASPAFTLSPLNTFEVVMKSVSQLRGKLDKFWKEEFEKTSAAVKEVQIILPPEPKSREEFLEYSCQLTLDPNTAHKRLLLSERNTVVTRSKTFHLIFMWSQVLCRESVSGRCYWEVEWRGDGGVDIAVSYKSISREGGGWECGFGCNDQSWRLFCDSSRYIFRYNNRDTEISGVPVSSRVGVYVDHRAGTLSFYSISDTMTLIHRVQTTFTQPLYAGFGLSFNSSVNLLLSAK, from the exons atggcaGAACCCAATGTTTCACTGGCTCAGGatgagttcagctgttcagtctgccTGGATCTCCTGAAGAATCCAGTGACTATTcactgtggacacagtttctgtatggtgtgtattaatgattgctgggatcaggaggatcagaagaagatctacagctgccctaactgcagacacaccttcacctcaagacctgtcgtgagtaaaaacaccatgctggctgaggtggtggagaaactgaagaagacgagactccaggctgctcctcctgatcactcttctgctgatcctgaagatgtggagtgtgattcctgtactgggagaaaacacaaagccgtccagtcctgcctggtgtgtctggcctcttactgtgaagctcacctccagcctcactaccaatctccagcctttaagaagcacaagctggtcaaagcctccagacgactccaggagcagatctgctctcagcacgataaactgctggaggtttACTGTCGCACCGACCAGCAGTGTATCTGCATGCAGTGCACCATGGATGACCATAGAGGACATGATACAGTGTCACTTGCAGcagaaaaatctgagaaacag AAGCAGGTGgtggaaacacagaggaaatacaaggagaaaatccagcagagagagaaggagcttcaggagTTAATAGAAGCTGTGGAGACTCACAAg cgctctgctcagacagcagtggaggacagtgagaagatcttcactgagatgatcctctccattgagagaagacgctctgaggtgaggcagatgatcagagatcaggagaaagctgcagtgagtcgagctgaagaacgtctgaagagactggagcaggagatcacagagctgaagaggagagatgctgatctggagaagctttcattcacagaggatcacatccatttcctccag agttttcagactctctcagctcctcctggatcttcagcatcacctgcttttactctcagtcctctcaacacttttgaagttgttatgaagtctgtttctcagctgagaggaaaactagacaaattctggaaagaggaatttgagaagacatcagctgcag TGAAGGAAGTGCAGATCATTCTTCCTCCCGAACCCAAAAGCAGAGAAGAGTTTCTGGAGT attcctgtcagctcacactggatccaaacacagcccaTAAACGCCTCCTCCTGtctgagaggaacacagtggtgaCCCGCAGCAAAACATTCCATctaatttttatgtggtctcaggttctgtgtagagagagtgtgagtggacgctgctactgggaggttgagtggagaggagatggaggggttgatatagcagtgtcttataaaagcatctCCAGGGAGGGAGGAGGCTGGGAGTGTGGGTTTGGATGTAATGATCAGTCTTGGAGATTGTTCTGTGATTCCTCCAGATACATATTCAGATACAATAACAGAGATACTGAAATCTCTGGAGTGCCCGTCTCCtctagagtaggagtgtatgtggatcacagggcaggaactctgtccttctacagcatctctgataccatgaccctcatccacagagtccagaccaccttcactcagccgctctacgctgggtTTGGGTTGAGCTTCAACTCATCagtaaatcttttactttcagcaaaatag